A window of the Nitrosopumilus ureiphilus genome harbors these coding sequences:
- a CDS encoding cupredoxin domain-containing protein, whose product MKCCIAILFLVLVFSLTYNAYAIEFKPLVAKDADGVNISNGIVGKPIIFQHTVSNGELSAVDFEIVFSTFTPDDKTLDQQIQRIHLGPGETKIMPYQFVPINEGNYITSVFSEEYLAADSISFPALDGAKNYKKETIHLYSNSSDSDCSFACTKPSEKTVSVGTIVEWVNDSNDDHSISTGTYQEEDNGIGWSYDKRFSGSFGPNETFSFLFLEPGEYQYFLAEHRLSTTPVVGTIHVSSDIFPATDKTIDILQGIMNDKNSKIPITSLSVNPKNSIITVGIDDRKHAFFTIELYKKILYKQVGNVYLNIIPNPTPRIGQMCDVNDETQVRKELEKDPVVQKFLELYTSSTFEHFKTYDEPGNPRTYSEFRFGSFLLRVLVLSYDESGVCYPVYGYSVNHDNSLSEIKQNLFENFYSKSDKIQEAINAVKNLANPLKQLKSGIPIYEMQCNEGLQLTLKNSNDNPVCIKETSVKKLSMRNYVSDIIIIGLKHSLPEIEK is encoded by the coding sequence GTGAAGTGTTGTATTGCCATTTTGTTTTTGGTGCTTGTTTTTTCATTAACATACAATGCATATGCCATAGAATTCAAACCACTTGTAGCCAAAGATGCAGATGGAGTGAATATATCTAATGGAATAGTTGGCAAACCAATTATTTTTCAACATACCGTTTCAAATGGTGAACTTAGCGCAGTAGATTTTGAAATCGTATTTTCCACATTCACGCCAGACGATAAAACACTAGATCAACAAATACAACGGATTCACTTGGGGCCAGGTGAAACAAAAATCATGCCCTATCAATTTGTTCCAATAAATGAAGGAAATTACATTACAAGTGTGTTTTCTGAGGAATATCTTGCCGCAGATTCAATATCCTTTCCAGCATTAGATGGTGCTAAAAATTACAAAAAAGAAACAATCCATCTGTATTCTAATTCTTCTGATAGTGACTGCTCGTTTGCATGCACGAAGCCTTCAGAGAAAACTGTCAGTGTTGGAACCATTGTAGAATGGGTAAATGATTCTAATGATGATCATAGTATTTCAACTGGGACCTATCAAGAAGAAGATAATGGAATTGGTTGGAGTTATGATAAAAGATTTTCAGGAAGTTTTGGCCCAAATGAAACATTCTCATTTCTGTTCTTGGAGCCAGGAGAATACCAGTATTTTTTAGCAGAGCACAGATTGAGCACGACTCCTGTTGTAGGAACAATTCATGTGTCATCAGATATTTTTCCTGCAACCGATAAAACAATTGATATTTTGCAAGGAATAATGAACGACAAGAATTCCAAAATTCCAATTACGTCACTTTCTGTAAATCCAAAAAATTCGATAATAACTGTGGGGATTGATGACCGAAAACATGCTTTTTTTACTATTGAACTTTACAAAAAAATACTTTACAAACAAGTTGGAAATGTGTATCTTAACATAATTCCAAATCCAACTCCAAGAATAGGGCAAATGTGTGATGTAAATGATGAAACACAAGTAAGAAAGGAACTTGAAAAAGACCCAGTGGTGCAAAAATTCCTAGAATTGTACACTTCATCTACTTTTGAGCATTTTAAAACATATGATGAGCCTGGTAATCCACGTACTTATTCGGAATTTCGTTTTGGCTCATTTCTTCTCAGAGTTCTTGTTTTGTCATATGATGAAAGCGGGGTTTGTTATCCCGTATATGGATATTCTGTAAATCATGATAATTCTTTATCTGAGATAAAACAAAATTTGTTTGAAAATTTCTATTCCAAGTCAGATAAAATACAAGAAGCGATAAACGCAGTAAAGAATCTTGCAAATCCCCTAAAACAACTCAAATCCGGAATTCCAATATATGAAATGCAATGCAATGAGGGATTACAACTCACATTAAAAAATTCTAATGACAATCCAGTCTGCATCAAAGAAACCAGTGTTAAAAAACTATCCATGCGCAATTATGTTTCTGATATAATAATAATCGGCTTAAAACACTCATTGCCGGAAATTGAAAAATGA
- a CDS encoding ribbon-helix-helix domain-containing protein, protein MDKTKWKSIMLPKELIDQLEKFSESNVSRNLGFTNKSQMAAYAVRDFLKHYSSFMAYLELMDVESDFVILMDYKIGTTVKVKDKNGKLTCSKHKDQCEHMDFVSMIPRVQNLVK, encoded by the coding sequence ATGGATAAGACAAAGTGGAAGTCAATAATGCTTCCAAAGGAGCTAATTGACCAGCTTGAAAAGTTCTCAGAGTCAAATGTGTCAAGGAATCTAGGGTTTACTAACAAATCACAGATGGCAGCATATGCTGTAAGGGATTTTCTAAAGCACTACTCTAGCTTTATGGCATATCTTGAACTGATGGATGTAGAGTCAGATTTTGTCATTCTAATGGATTACAAGATTGGAACAACTGTAAAGGTGAAAGATAAGAACGGGAAATTGACGTGCAGCAAACACAAAGATCAATGCGAGCATATGGATTTTGTCAGCATGATTCCCAGGGTTCAGAATTTAGTAAAATAG
- a CDS encoding avidin/streptavidin family protein has translation MPESQSIWYNELGSKMALDADGKGGLTGTYVSAVGSAQDEYALVGRYNPAQSPPTVGWTVQWVNSHKKTNSVTSWSGQLMNVDGVPTILTTWLLTQQTKPENEWESTMVDQDVFTPNKPTDEQIRLAKMKRGCSNPV, from the coding sequence ATGCCTGAATCTCAAAGCATATGGTACAACGAGCTAGGCTCAAAGATGGCCCTTGATGCAGACGGTAAAGGGGGACTGACTGGCACGTATGTATCGGCAGTAGGTTCAGCTCAAGACGAGTATGCCTTGGTGGGTCGTTACAATCCTGCACAATCCCCGCCCACAGTAGGTTGGACGGTCCAATGGGTAAACTCGCACAAGAAGACTAATTCCGTGACGTCGTGGTCAGGGCAGCTGATGAATGTTGATGGTGTGCCTACAATTTTGACCACATGGCTATTGACACAGCAGACAAAACCTGAGAATGAATGGGAATCGACTATGGTTGATCAGGATGTGTTTACTCCAAACAAACCAACGGATGAGCAGATACGACTGGCAAAGATGAAACGTGGTTGCTCAAATCCCGTCTGA
- a CDS encoding winged helix-turn-helix domain-containing protein — MDPLIIQNIMKLIYENRSIRKTPLMEKANMNYLRLNAYLKWLELIDFIKIDESNIFLTESGSKFIFRCLK; from the coding sequence ATGGATCCTTTGATAATCCAAAATATTATGAAATTAATTTATGAAAACAGATCAATACGAAAGACTCCTCTTATGGAAAAGGCAAATATGAATTATTTACGTCTAAACGCATATTTAAAATGGTTAGAACTGATTGATTTTATAAAAATTGATGAGTCAAATATATTTTTGACCGAAAGCGGTTCAAAATTTATTTTCCGATGTTTGAAATAA
- a CDS encoding calcium-binding protein yields the protein MTTKNNRKLTKIIPLAFGLVAIIAGMSVVPSLGQQEATAAINCPSGGGACYGTSGNDTIYGSANRDIILAGAGDDTIFGNGGDDNIYGEAGKDTISGGAGNDNLYHSGSASGSDGFADSLDGDSGSDTCHWNSSDGDTMANCTSIPW from the coding sequence ATGACTACAAAAAATAATAGAAAACTGACAAAGATCATCCCCCTAGCGTTTGGGTTGGTAGCAATCATTGCTGGAATGTCTGTTGTTCCTTCATTAGGTCAACAAGAAGCTACTGCAGCAATCAATTGTCCATCAGGAGGCGGTGCATGTTACGGAACATCTGGTAACGACACGATCTATGGAAGTGCAAACAGGGATATCATTCTTGCTGGTGCTGGTGATGACACGATCTTTGGCAATGGTGGAGATGATAACATCTATGGTGAAGCAGGAAAAGATACCATTAGTGGCGGTGCTGGAAATGATAATCTATATCATTCCGGTTCAGCATCAGGTTCAGATGGATTCGCCGATTCACTTGATGGTGATTCTGGTTCAGATACATGTCATTGGAACTCATCAGATGGTGATACAATGGCAAATTGTACCTCTATACCTTGGTGA
- a CDS encoding signal peptidase I has translation MIVILCFVFLFSLQLLFNPFYIITSGSMLPTLVQEDMVITSDESFFDLKVGDIIVFKSNYNNLDRTYVHRIVEIMDDDERYVKTKGDYNPSSLEGLDYPIKESNYVGKVIIVLPKIGMFIKIFSPPINYYIMIISSSLLLFFFRKNIFYCLYKSKEFSENT, from the coding sequence ATGATTGTTATTTTATGTTTTGTTTTTTTATTTTCTCTTCAACTTCTTTTCAATCCTTTTTACATTATTACGAGTGGAAGTATGTTGCCAACACTTGTTCAAGAAGATATGGTTATTACATCTGATGAATCTTTTTTTGATCTAAAAGTAGGTGACATAATTGTTTTTAAGAGCAATTACAATAATTTAGATCGTACATATGTACACAGAATAGTAGAAATCATGGATGATGATGAAAGGTATGTTAAAACCAAAGGGGATTATAATCCTTCTTCACTAGAAGGTTTGGATTATCCCATAAAAGAAAGTAATTATGTTGGTAAAGTAATTATTGTACTCCCAAAAATCGGCATGTTTATTAAAATTTTTTCCCCTCCAATAAATTACTATATCATGATTATTTCTTCTAGTTTACTACTGTTTTTTTTCCGAAAAAATATATTTTATTGTTTGTATAAATCAAAAGAATTTTCTGAGAATACCTGA
- a CDS encoding SPFH domain-containing protein, with translation MAELDLGILIVQIIVGLIIIGILLSGIRIIRPTHRAAVETLGKYTRFQNSGITFIVPFFQKIYSINITEQLVDVMRQEVITKDNLNCTVDAQVYFKVGASERELKSALYQVNNYDVQIVQLARTTLRNVIGDNMFKDVNSQRGKLNNEVFETMAVETKDWGITIVRVELKEIEPPDDVQETMNMVIKAENDKQSAIDFANARETKADGERRASIKEAEGIRQSLILEAEGKSQAIERVAEARAKEIQLVNEAAEKYFVGNAKELKKLEVTQASLETNSKIVLTEKGISPTIVLNETTDTIIPTKTKQEPKSE, from the coding sequence ATGGCAGAATTAGATCTTGGCATACTTATCGTACAAATAATAGTTGGATTGATCATTATTGGAATTCTTCTTTCCGGAATACGAATAATCAGACCTACTCATAGGGCAGCAGTTGAGACACTTGGAAAATATACTAGGTTTCAAAATTCGGGAATAACATTCATTGTACCGTTTTTTCAAAAAATTTACTCCATAAACATCACAGAACAACTAGTTGATGTCATGCGTCAGGAGGTAATCACAAAGGACAATCTAAACTGTACAGTTGATGCCCAAGTTTACTTTAAGGTTGGTGCAAGTGAGCGTGAACTCAAAAGTGCACTATACCAAGTAAACAACTATGATGTTCAAATTGTTCAGCTTGCTAGAACTACCCTGAGAAATGTAATTGGAGACAACATGTTCAAAGATGTAAACTCTCAACGTGGAAAACTCAACAATGAAGTGTTTGAAACAATGGCAGTTGAAACAAAGGACTGGGGAATCACAATTGTAAGAGTTGAATTAAAAGAGATAGAGCCACCTGATGATGTTCAAGAAACCATGAATATGGTCATCAAGGCTGAAAATGACAAACAGTCAGCCATTGATTTTGCAAATGCTCGTGAAACTAAAGCTGATGGTGAGCGAAGAGCCAGCATCAAAGAAGCAGAAGGTATACGTCAATCTTTGATATTGGAGGCAGAAGGCAAATCCCAAGCAATTGAAAGAGTGGCAGAAGCCCGAGCAAAAGAAATTCAACTTGTTAATGAAGCAGCTGAAAAATATTTTGTTGGAAATGCCAAGGAGCTAAAGAAATTAGAGGTAACCCAAGCAAGTCTTGAAACAAATTCCAAAATCGTATTGACTGAAAAAGGTATTTCTCCAACAATAGTTCTCAATGAAACAACTGATACTATTATTCCAACAAAGACAAAACAAGAACCTAAATCCGAATAA
- a CDS encoding pentapeptide repeat-containing protein: MVKPNTGLGIACFLILGISFLILFAYLTFFDIYATQTSSVEGNFDGVDFTKKRIFVLGASSVDVLNFTSIDEYLANHGKKDYEVYNLTEDGDRPSERIAQIDKIIDMEPDLVLYGLGMREFGYDDFSPGLTKCLPLNYGAFWEMRKEIPDKEKITDIPQDSNVFEPLAIIKNEIKKQTVPGFPDFVEPKFATVSFLNNILYQKEVQTESFLDKNYTELKKQGGVKEIVPNSKLKEKLKNMVFGYCEEMNKDELAHLGIILDRLHEKNIDVAVFVAPYSGPYLDVLSDLSIQHYFVGLHKITNNANVKLYSFLDRYKELDIFHDATHVAANAKSSVFSKDFAFFTLNIIDSRERNYESQNLLEFQYGKSSSENLNSKQIRKLHSFENLNLSGIVLANEDLSGKKIANTDLTQANLESVDFSRIIMSDSVLNGANMYYANLSNAEITHTSMNGANLLFADVTNAILSDIDLRYSLVMGVNFSNLNMTNIDFSGSNMLKSNFRDSHMTNVDFSSVDLSQTDFSGAQRDNKTRFSGTKLIESNLSNFDMSYLDLSGVVLSGANLTNTSFRGSEFIFSDLSGVDLSTSDMNGVTLLASDLSFTNIPNAQFSQINAKHANFANANLIGADLSFADFLGARFVNTNLTGANLTGTQLKFANFTGAILDNANLRCLDHTICNSLRE; encoded by the coding sequence ATGGTAAAACCAAATACTGGTCTTGGAATTGCATGTTTTTTAATACTGGGCATTTCATTTTTAATTCTATTTGCATACTTGACATTTTTTGACATCTATGCAACACAAACTTCAAGTGTTGAGGGTAATTTTGACGGAGTTGATTTTACCAAAAAGCGAATTTTTGTATTGGGTGCAAGTTCAGTTGACGTTCTAAATTTTACTAGCATTGATGAATATTTGGCTAATCATGGCAAGAAAGATTACGAAGTGTACAATCTTACCGAAGATGGAGACAGACCTTCAGAAAGAATTGCACAGATTGACAAGATAATTGACATGGAGCCTGATTTGGTTTTATACGGACTGGGAATGAGGGAATTTGGATATGATGATTTTTCCCCAGGCCTAACAAAATGTTTGCCTCTGAATTATGGTGCATTTTGGGAGATGCGTAAAGAAATACCAGACAAAGAAAAAATTACAGATATCCCTCAGGATTCAAATGTTTTTGAGCCTCTGGCAATCATAAAAAATGAGATCAAAAAGCAAACTGTGCCAGGATTCCCAGATTTTGTAGAGCCCAAATTTGCGACTGTTTCATTTTTGAATAACATTTTGTATCAAAAAGAAGTTCAGACAGAGTCATTTCTTGATAAAAATTATACGGAATTAAAAAAACAGGGAGGGGTAAAAGAGATTGTTCCAAACAGCAAGTTAAAAGAAAAATTGAAAAACATGGTTTTTGGATACTGCGAAGAAATGAACAAGGATGAATTGGCACATCTTGGGATAATTCTAGACAGATTACATGAAAAAAATATCGACGTGGCAGTTTTTGTTGCCCCGTACAGCGGGCCATATCTAGATGTATTGTCAGATCTTTCAATCCAACATTATTTTGTAGGATTACACAAGATTACAAACAATGCTAATGTGAAACTCTATTCATTTTTGGACAGATACAAAGAACTGGACATATTTCATGATGCCACTCATGTAGCAGCTAATGCAAAATCATCTGTGTTTAGCAAAGATTTTGCATTTTTTACACTAAACATCATAGACAGCAGAGAGAGAAACTACGAATCACAGAATCTATTAGAATTTCAATACGGAAAATCATCAAGTGAAAATTTGAACAGTAAACAAATACGTAAACTGCATTCATTTGAAAATCTCAATCTTTCAGGTATTGTTCTAGCAAATGAAGATTTGTCCGGAAAGAAAATTGCAAATACAGACTTGACTCAAGCAAATCTGGAATCTGTTGATTTTTCACGCATCATTATGAGTGATTCAGTTTTGAATGGAGCCAACATGTATTATGCAAATCTCTCTAATGCAGAAATTACACACACATCCATGAACGGTGCAAATTTGTTGTTTGCAGATGTAACAAATGCAATATTGTCCGATATTGATTTGAGGTACTCTCTGGTTATGGGGGTGAATTTCTCAAATCTGAACATGACGAACATTGATTTTTCAGGATCAAATATGTTGAAATCAAATTTTAGAGATTCCCACATGACAAATGTGGATTTTTCAAGTGTAGACTTATCTCAGACCGATTTTAGCGGTGCTCAAAGGGATAATAAAACGAGATTCTCAGGCACAAAACTGATCGAATCGAATCTCAGTAATTTTGACATGTCATATTTGGATCTGTCCGGAGTTGTTCTGTCTGGGGCAAATCTTACAAATACCTCATTTAGAGGGTCAGAATTTATTTTCTCTGATCTGTCCGGAGTTGATCTTTCTACATCAGATATGAATGGGGTGACACTTTTAGCATCTGATTTGAGTTTTACAAATATTCCAAATGCACAATTCTCACAGATTAATGCAAAGCATGCAAATTTTGCCAATGCAAATTTGATTGGTGCAGACTTGTCTTTTGCAGATTTTCTTGGCGCACGGTTTGTAAATACTAATTTAACTGGGGCAAATCTTACAGGAACCCAACTAAAGTTTGCCAATTTTACAGGAGCCATTCTGGATAATGCTAATCTGCGGTGTCTCGATCATACCATATGCAATAGTTTGAGGGAGTAA
- a CDS encoding MBOAT family O-acyltransferase: protein MLFNTIDFIVFFILVVTTIVIVKNRNYQHLFLLIASYFFFYYSSNYLISLLIFSTVLDFYVAKKIHQQKNNPAQKKILLITSLVGNLGLLGFFKYADFAIAQFNFFGSYFNLADEIPFLYIALPIGISFYTFQTISYTVDVYREKLEPSKSLKEFALFVAFFPQLVAGPILRASDFLPQLREKIKSLETVSSSTIKLGKKIQLSKISINSSNLKLGITIMGFGFVKKMFFADNIAPLVDEIFSNPMGLESFSIILGAIGFGIQIYADFSGYSDIAIGIATVLGFKIPINFNRPYFATSPRDFWKRWHISLSTWLRDYLYIPLGGSKKSSVGTYGNLFAVMILGGIWHGAAWNFVVWGLLHGAYLAVTRFFGKKFPQFTLHPFFSTRIGKIISILTVQYFVFLAWIPFRVQNFDFMLYSMQKYVLIDFATEKTLELISSNKISVFLIVVFIITCIISYKKNIHQIASNLSLKKWTLVMTLFAVIILVLYDGSPQDFIYFKF from the coding sequence ATGCTTTTCAACACAATTGATTTTATTGTATTTTTCATCCTAGTTGTAACTACAATAGTCATTGTTAAAAATCGCAATTACCAACACTTGTTTTTATTAATTGCAAGTTATTTCTTTTTTTATTATTCATCAAACTATTTGATCAGCCTGTTGATTTTTTCTACAGTTCTTGATTTCTATGTTGCAAAAAAAATACATCAGCAAAAAAATAACCCTGCTCAGAAAAAGATTCTGCTTATAACAAGTTTGGTTGGGAATTTAGGGTTGCTAGGATTTTTCAAGTATGCCGATTTTGCAATTGCGCAATTCAACTTTTTTGGAAGTTACTTTAATCTGGCTGATGAAATACCATTTCTGTACATTGCGTTGCCCATTGGAATTTCATTTTACACATTTCAAACAATTAGTTATACCGTAGATGTTTATCGAGAAAAACTAGAACCATCAAAATCTCTAAAGGAGTTTGCACTTTTTGTAGCATTTTTCCCACAGCTAGTTGCAGGCCCAATTTTACGTGCAAGTGACTTTCTACCTCAACTAAGAGAGAAAATCAAGAGTTTGGAAACTGTTTCATCATCTACCATAAAGTTAGGCAAAAAAATACAACTGTCTAAAATCTCAATAAATAGCAGCAACCTCAAACTGGGAATCACGATAATGGGTTTTGGTTTTGTAAAAAAGATGTTTTTTGCAGACAATATTGCGCCTCTGGTAGATGAAATATTTTCAAATCCTATGGGATTAGAGTCATTTTCCATCATTTTGGGAGCAATTGGCTTTGGAATTCAGATTTATGCTGATTTTTCAGGGTACTCTGATATTGCAATAGGTATAGCTACAGTTTTGGGTTTTAAGATTCCAATCAACTTTAATCGTCCTTATTTTGCCACATCTCCTAGAGATTTCTGGAAGAGATGGCACATTTCTTTGTCAACATGGTTGAGGGATTATCTGTACATACCACTTGGTGGTAGCAAAAAATCATCTGTTGGGACATATGGCAATTTGTTTGCAGTGATGATTTTAGGTGGAATCTGGCATGGCGCTGCATGGAATTTTGTAGTATGGGGACTTCTTCACGGAGCGTATCTAGCAGTAACTCGATTCTTTGGAAAGAAATTTCCTCAATTTACTTTGCATCCATTTTTTAGTACCAGAATTGGTAAAATTATTTCAATTTTAACGGTACAGTACTTTGTATTTTTAGCATGGATTCCATTCAGAGTTCAAAATTTTGATTTTATGTTGTACTCTATGCAAAAATATGTCCTAATAGATTTTGCAACAGAGAAAACGCTGGAACTAATATCCTCAAACAAGATTTCAGTTTTCTTGATTGTTGTTTTTATCATAACCTGCATTATATCATACAAGAAAAACATCCATCAAATTGCATCGAATTTGTCTCTGAAAAAATGGACATTAGTCATGACATTGTTTGCAGTAATAATTTTGGTTTTGTATGACGGTTCCCCGCAAGATTTTATTTATTTTAAATTTTAA
- a CDS encoding DUF6036 family nucleotidyltransferase codes for MSLNKQVLLDFLEELDKELERKITVVAVGGTAMTLHNAKESTIDVNFTIPAEDYAEFHRVLNLVPHGFKVDTWNNGMVFSQDLPDDYLKNSRNVRTKMKNMKLKTLDPLDIIVTKIGRLNERDKEDIAMCIKKFKITKAQIKKRAKQVIYTGREENYEINLNHVMKKFF; via the coding sequence ATGTCATTGAATAAGCAGGTACTTTTGGACTTTCTAGAGGAACTAGACAAGGAACTTGAACGCAAGATAACAGTTGTGGCCGTAGGTGGTACTGCGATGACACTTCACAACGCCAAAGAATCTACAATTGACGTCAATTTCACGATTCCAGCAGAAGATTATGCAGAGTTTCACAGGGTTTTGAATCTGGTTCCTCACGGGTTCAAAGTCGACACGTGGAACAACGGAATGGTCTTCAGCCAAGACCTGCCTGATGACTATTTGAAAAACAGCAGAAATGTCAGAACAAAGATGAAAAACATGAAACTCAAGACTCTAGATCCACTTGACATCATCGTGACAAAAATCGGCAGGCTAAATGAAAGAGACAAGGAAGACATTGCAATGTGCATCAAAAAATTCAAGATCACAAAGGCTCAGATCAAAAAAAGAGCAAAGCAAGTGATCTATACAGGCAGAGAAGAAAACTATGAGATTAATCTGAACCATGTGATGAAGAAGTTTTTTTAG
- a CDS encoding amidophosphoribosyltransferase codes for MVKENCGVVGIFSLSGTNVVPMVIDALRALQHRGQEAWGLAIPNKPPLKRLGLVSGASSEFKKITEEYSSPAVIGHVRYSTMGRSSLENAQPLKVKDLCIAHNGTIANVQELSNLVGGCSFTPQNASDTLVAAQRLVALISENGQMGKALSILKNEMIGSYCFTFISDDNSVYAARDPKGFRPMVLGYKESDNTYIVASESSAVSAVGAKLQRNVNPGELIKLSNNGLETERFSDDPARAHCSFEFTYFAHPSSNMEGTNIYVARKNIGRFLAKKFPINDADLVIPVPDSARPAALGYAQELGVSFDEGLLKDRYSKKGPLRSFIEPHQSDRIEINRWIIPIREIIEGKHVVVIDDSLVRGTSSKAIIKALRRAGAKKISMVITYPPIKFPCYAGIDFPSQEELATFSDGKEMTQEEITEMVRQSIGADFLGYNDAENLAAAVGIPKDSMCFTCSSGDYESLGITPEFRSRKEMKGE; via the coding sequence TTGGTTAAGGAAAATTGTGGCGTTGTTGGAATCTTTAGCCTGAGTGGAACTAATGTAGTTCCTATGGTAATTGATGCATTAAGAGCACTTCAACACAGAGGACAAGAAGCCTGGGGTCTTGCAATTCCAAACAAGCCTCCACTTAAACGATTAGGATTAGTATCTGGAGCATCATCCGAATTTAAAAAAATCACCGAAGAATATTCTTCCCCAGCAGTAATTGGGCATGTTAGATATTCTACAATGGGAAGAAGTTCATTAGAAAATGCACAACCCCTCAAGGTAAAAGATCTCTGTATTGCACATAATGGAACCATAGCAAATGTACAAGAATTATCAAATCTAGTTGGTGGATGTTCTTTTACTCCGCAAAATGCAAGTGACACACTTGTAGCGGCTCAGAGACTAGTTGCACTAATTTCTGAGAATGGTCAAATGGGAAAAGCACTTTCAATTCTCAAAAATGAAATGATTGGCTCTTATTGTTTTACCTTTATCTCTGATGATAATTCTGTTTATGCAGCACGTGATCCAAAGGGATTCCGTCCAATGGTTTTAGGGTACAAGGAATCTGATAATACTTACATTGTTGCATCGGAATCTTCTGCAGTATCTGCAGTTGGTGCAAAACTACAACGAAATGTAAACCCTGGCGAATTAATAAAATTAAGTAACAATGGTTTGGAAACTGAACGTTTCTCTGATGATCCTGCACGTGCACATTGTTCTTTTGAATTTACTTACTTTGCACATCCCTCAAGTAACATGGAAGGAACTAACATCTATGTTGCAAGAAAGAATATTGGAAGATTTTTGGCAAAGAAATTTCCAATTAATGATGCTGATTTAGTAATTCCTGTACCTGATTCTGCAAGGCCAGCTGCATTGGGATATGCACAAGAACTTGGTGTCTCTTTTGATGAAGGACTTCTAAAGGATAGATATAGCAAGAAAGGTCCATTGCGAAGTTTCATTGAACCGCATCAATCAGACCGAATAGAAATTAACCGATGGATTATCCCAATCAGGGAAATTATTGAGGGAAAACATGTTGTTGTAATTGATGATAGTTTAGTTAGGGGCACAAGCTCAAAAGCAATAATTAAAGCACTACGTAGGGCAGGAGCTAAAAAAATTAGTATGGTCATTACATATCCTCCAATTAAATTCCCATGTTATGCCGGAATTGATTTTCCATCTCAAGAAGAACTTGCAACATTTTCTGACGGCAAAGAGATGACTCAAGAAGAAATTACTGAAATGGTAAGACAAAGTATTGGCGCTGACTTTTTGGGATACAATGATGCTGAAAATCTTGCAGCAGCAGTTGGAATTCCAAAAGATTCGATGTGTTTCACATGTTCTTCAGGTGATTATGAATCACTTGGTATTACTCCTGAATTTCGAAGTAGAAAAGAAATGAAAGGAGAATAG
- a CDS encoding DUF427 domain-containing protein has product MQAVWNGVVIADSDDTVVVEGNHYFPIDSIKKEYFAKTDFTSFCGWKGMANYYSVTVNGKTNKDCAWYYEEPNDAAKKIKGMVAFWNGVKIK; this is encoded by the coding sequence ATGCAAGCAGTATGGAATGGTGTGGTAATTGCCGACAGTGATGACACCGTAGTTGTTGAAGGAAATCACTATTTTCCAATCGATTCTATAAAAAAAGAATATTTTGCAAAGACTGATTTTACATCTTTTTGCGGTTGGAAAGGTATGGCAAATTATTATTCAGTTACAGTAAATGGCAAAACCAACAAAGACTGTGCATGGTATTATGAAGAGCCAAATGACGCTGCCAAGAAGATTAAAGGAATGGTAGCGTTTTGGAATGGTGTTAAAATAAAGTGA